GTGCGAATGCAATCGAGAATGTAGTTCATCTGGGATTCGATGATGAAAAGCGCCGAAGTGTGGCCGATTCCGGTGTTGGGCCCGGTGACGATAAAGAGGTTGGGGAAGTCCGGCAGACTGGTACCGAGGTAGGCGCGAGGGTAGGTGGCCCAGAAATCCCTGAGTTGCTTGCCGTTTTTACCTGTTACCGGGTAGGAAATCACCCCGTCGGTGGCGTCGTAACCGGTGGACCAGACAATCAGGTCCAGGTCGATGTGCTGCCCGTCCTGGGTAAAGATGCCGGTTTCGTCCATGGACGCGATGCCCTGTTCGCGGCTGTGCAACGTTACGTTGGACCGACCGAGTGCCGGGTACAAGGTGCTCGAAACAATGACGCGCTTGCAGCCGATGGTGTAGTCCGGTGTCAGTTTGCGTCTGAGTTCGGGGTCGGGGACCTGGCGTTTGATGAAGCGCAGGGTGTGTTGCTGGACCAGGCGGATCGCCGGTTTCGAGTATTTGAAGGCGATCACCCGGGTTTCGAATTGCCAATAAATCATCCAGCGCAGCACCTTGTAGGCCGGTTTGAGGCCGAGCAACCAGCGCTGGAAGGGGCCGAAGGCGCGATCGGCCCGTGGCAGCACCCAGTGCGGCGTGCGCTGGAACACATGCAAATGCTCGACGTCCGGGGCAATGGCCGGAATCACCTGCGCCGCGCTGGCGCCACTGCCTACGATGGCGACGCGTTTTTGCCGATAGTCGTAGGTGTGATCCCAGTTGTTCGTGTGAAAAGTCTTGCCTTGAAAGCGCTCCATGCCCTCGAAATGCGGAATGACCGGTTGACTCAGCGGCCCCGTGGCATTGATCAGGAACCGGGCGTAGAACGTGCCTTTGTTCGCGGTGTGCACCGCCCAGTGTCTGGCGTCGTCGTCCCATTCGATGCGTTCAACGTTGGCTTCCAGTTCCACACGGTCGCGCAGGCCGAATTCATCCACCACGTACTGCGTGTAGCGATGGAGTTCGGCCTGTTCAGCGAACATTTGGGTCCAGCGGTAAGGGGCGAAGGACAGCGAATAAAGCGGTGAGGGCACATCGACGGCCGCACCGGGGTAGGTATTCTGGCACCAGGTGCCGCCGAAAAAGTCCCGCCGCTCCAGCAGTCGAAAATCATCGATGCCGGCCTTGAGCAAATTGATCGCCGCACACTGTCCGCCAAATCCGCTGCCGATGATCAACACTTGAAAAGTTTGCATGGGTCTCCTTTTTTATCGTTGTGTATTGAACCCTCTCTTCATGTATAGCCAAACATTCGACGCCTGCTTCACGGCAATACCGCGGTATTCAGACTGCCAGCCGGTGATGGCTATTTGACGTTGCCCTGTTAGACTTCCAGCACACCTGAAACCTCGGTGTCAGCAGGTTCCGTGCAGTGGCGCAGAGGCTCCAATGGAAAAAACGGGCGGAAAAGGACTTTCACTAACCAAGAGGCTCTACGCAACGCGAACCCTGGGGCTCGCCGCGGGGCTGGTGTGTGTGGCCGCCGCGATGTACCCGCTCGACCCGGCGCCGTGGGTCTGGGCGCTGATGCTCTTCAACGGTGTTTTCTGGCCGCACGTGGCTTACCAATGGGCGCGTCGGGCAAAAGCTCCCTATCACGCCGAACATCGTAATCTGCTGGTCGATGCCTTTCTGGGTGGCTTCTGGGTTGCCGCCATGCAATTCAATCCGCTGCCTAGCGCAACCACCATCGCCATGATGGCGATGAACAACGTAGCCATCGGCGGCCCTCGCTTCCTGCTGGTGGGGGCCGTTGCGCAGGTGTTGGGGGGCGGTGTCGGATTTCTGGTGTTTGTGCCGGCCTTCGTGCCGCAAACCAGCCCGTTGCAGATGTATGCCTGCCTGCCGCTGTTGACCCTGTATCCGCTGGCGCTGGGTTGGATTTGCTTCCGACAGGCCACCACGCTGGGACGGCACAAGCGTGAATTACTGACCCTGAGCCGCACCGACAGCCTCACCGGCCTGCTCAATCACGGGGCCTGGAAAGATCAGCTGGAAATCGAATTCCAGCGCGGCAAACGCCAGCCGCAGGGCGGGGCGATTGCACTGATCGACATCGACCATTTCAAAACCATCAACGACACCTACGGCCATGTCGCCGGGGACATCGTGTTGCGTCAGCTGAGCAAGATGCTCAAACAGAATCTGCGGGCGGCCGATGTGGCGGGTCGCTACGGTGGCGACGAGTTCTGCGTCATCCTCCCGGGCCTTGCGCTCGATCACGCCGCAGCCGCCATGGATGCGCTTCGTGATCGCTTCGCCACCCTCGGTTATGAACAGAACCCGGCGCTGAAAGTCAGCCTCAGCATTGGGCTCGCCGCCTTCAACCCGGCTCACAATGACGCGATGCTGTGGCTCAACGACGCTGACCAGGCGCTCTACGAAGCCAAGACCACCGGCCGTAATCGCGTGATCTGTTGCGGGGATGGCAAGCCGCGTCACGTACTGATCGACTCGATCTGAACGCTACACCGTGCACTTGTGGAATCTTTGGTGAATCGGGATTGCCGACTCCGGCTCCGGTTATGAACCGGGCCTGACCCAGGTCCGCGACATCGCCATCGATGAACTGAAAGAACTCGGCGCCACCCATCGAGTTCGTGCCGAACACCCCCTCGACAAACGCAACCCCGTGATCGCGACGCTGAAGGGCACCGGCTAGGCGAGGCGTGGGTACGCCAGCGCTGGACGGGTTCGGGATTGTGGGCGGCAATATTCATACGCCGGAGGAATACGCGGAGGTTGAGAGCGCGGCGCCGCGGATTTATCTGTTATCGCGGATGATATGGAGTTGGCCAAGAAACAAGTCGTCAATGCTGACGCCATCGCCGGCGGGCGTTGGCGTCAGAACAGATGCACGCTTTTACTCTTTAACGCTCATGAACTCTTCCGCCCAACGAATGTATTCCTCAGGCTGCGTGTAGGTATGCGTCAGTTCCGTCGCGCTCAGATCCGACGCCTGGGTGAAGATCTGCCGCTGCTCGCGCAGGCTGTCGTAGGTCGCCTTGATCGCCGCGAAGTACGCGCCATGCCCGTCGATGGTGACGCGCACGCCCAGTTCGGCCAGGCGATTGTCGTCGCGCAGCAGCGGGTTGCCGTAGGTGACCAGCATCAGCGGCACGCTCAGGTGTTCGGCAATCTGTTCGAGGTGATCGAAGTCACGCACGCCCACCATGCAAATCCCGTCCGCACCGGCTTTCTGGTACTGCTGGGTGCGGCTGATGACTTCCTGCACCGGCAGAATCCCGGCATTGGTGCGAGCCACGATTGCCATTTCCGTATCAACCCGTGCTTCCAGCGCGGCGCGGATCTTGCCGACACCTTCAGCGACGCCGATCAGGTCGGTGGACTTGCGGCCGAATTGCGCGGGCAACAGCGTGTCTTCGATGGTCAGGGCCGCCACGCCGGCGCGTTCGAGCTCGACAATGGTGCGCATGACGTTCAATGCATTGCCGTAGCCGTGATCGGCGTCGGCGATGACCGGCAATTGGGCAACGCGACCGATACGGGTGGCTTGCTCGGCGAACTCGCTGAGCGTGATCAGGGCGAAATCGGGGGCGCCCAGTACCTGCAGCGAGGCAACCGAACCACCCAGAATTCCCACTTCAAAACCCAGGTCCGCCGCGATGCGTGCCGACATCGGGTCGAAGACCGATGCCGTGTGATAGCACTTGTTGGACGCGAACAGTTCACGGAAGTTACGGCGCAAATCCTGATGGGAAAGCCTGGACATATGAGTTCCACCAATACAAAGGAATGGAAAGGCTTGAACAAGAGTGTCAACGCCGAAGATACAAAAGGCTATCACGCAACAGGGGTGAGAATGATGACGAATTTGCAGGGTGGCCCTGATCGGGCCCCATCCTGCTGGGCGGGAGGCCGTCTTTTCAGGCAGCCACAGCCTGTTGTTGTTGATTGAGCAGTAGCACTGCGCGTACGGAGTTGCCGGGTTGCAATTGCAGGCGTTTGGCGGTGAGTCGGTCGACAATCAGGCTGTTGCCCACCCGTCGGGCCGGGGCGGCGGTGATGCGGCAGTTTTCCAGTCGGCGGTTGTGGATCAGCCAGACCGGAGCCTGTTCGTCCGGGGTGCCGATGGCCAGCACCAGCGCCTGGCTGTCGCGCACGGTACGGATTTTCGACAGCGGTGCCTCGATGACCGGGCCGGCGTCGAAGATGTCGATATAGCCTTTGTGGGTGAAACCTTCGGCCGTGAGGATTTTCATCGCCGGCTCGGTGTTGGGGTGGGCCTTGCCGATCACGGCCTGGGCCTGCTCGGTGAGCAGGCAGGTGTACAGCGGTTGGCGCGGCATCAGTTCGGCGATGAACGCTTTGCTGCCCAGTCCCGACAAGTGATCCGCGTGGCTGAAGTCCATCTTGAAAAAGTGCCGGCCCAGGCTGTCCCAGAACGGTGAACAGCCTTGCTCATCGGCGCTGCCTCGCAGTTCGGCGATGAGCTTCTCGCCGAACAGGTGGGCGAATTCGGCCGCAAACAACAAGCGTCCCAACGACAGCAATCGGCCATTGCTGCCCTGGCGTTGATCGGGTCGCAGGAACAATGAACAGATTTCCGATTGCCCGGTCATTTCATTGTTCAGAAACAGGGTTGGAATCTGTCGCTGGATGCCCAGGTCCGGTGATGAACTGACTGTCAGCCCGACCCGATAGTTGTACCACGGCTCACGCAGCCCGACGGCCCCCGTCAGGGCACTGACCCCCACCACTTGCTGGTCATCGTCTTCGAGCACGAACAGGTAGTCGGCATCGGCCCGCTCGACCTGTTCGGCGAAGGTCCGTTGTGCCCAGCGCAGCCGGTGGGCCAGGCGATCCTCGTTGGCGGGCAGGGTGGTTAACCCCGGGCCAGCCTGCCGTACCAGTGCCAGCAGGGCGGGCAGGTCGGTGACGTGAACCGGACGGACAATCATGATGCAGCTCCTTCTACGGGCCGACGCAAATGCAGGGCATGGGGCCGGATGATGCTCACAGGGCGATCAACCGGATCGGGCTGCCTTCGCTCACGTTCAGGGCCGTGCACATCTCGGTGCTCAGGGGCACGGGATGTCCGGCGGTGTACTCCAGATCGGCGACGATGGCACGATAGTCCTTCAACGAATCGTTACTCACGAGATAGCGGCCGCGAGCATCGATGACGTCGCCCGGTGTTGCCGTGCCGGTCTGGCTTTGCGCGATGGAACGGATGCTGGCGAGACGCGCGTACAAGGTCGGGCCGCCGTCGAACAGGTCGATGTAGCTGTTGGTCTCGAACCCCTCGCGTTCAAGGATATCGAAGGCTTCCTGGCCATCGGGGTGGATGCGGCCGATGCAGTCCTGCGCCGCCTGGGGCAGCATCGGCACGTAGATCGGGTATTGCGGCATCAGTTCGGCCAGGAACGTCCGGCTTTCCAGCCCGCAAAGGCGCTCGGCCTCGGCGTAGGGCAAGTCGAAGAAATGTTTGCCCAGCGCATCCCAGAATGGCGACCCTCCTTCATCGTCGCTGTAGCCGACGATCTCGGTGATGACCGCTTCGGCAAAGCGCTTCGCATGAGCGGCAATGAACATCAGTCGCCCCCGTGACAGCAGTTCGGAGGACGGCGTACGCACCAGCGCCGCATCGATGTGAAAACCGCGCAGCAAGGTATGGCCGCTGAGGTCGTGACACAACGACAGCGCCGGCACGCCGTGCTCGATGTTCAGTTCTCGCGAGGCGCTGGTGAAATGGCGGTTGCGCAGGCTGTAGAACGGTTCGTCGAAACCGGCCGTGGCGAGGATCTCCGAGCAGCCTGCCAGGCGTCGGTTCGTCAGGTCCTCCAGCACGAAGAAGTAGTTTTCCGGGCCATGACCCTGGACGTCTTTGGCGAACGAGGCGCAGGAGTCGAGAATCCGCTCATGCAAGCGTTCGGTATCGTCCGGCAAGGACGTGACGCCGACCAGGCTTTCGCGCGCCAGTCGCTGCAGCTGGGGCAGGTCGGTTAACTCCACTGGGCGTAAGACCAGCATGGATGCACTCCTGTATCAAAGGGTTCGGCGATTGGCACGAACCTGACTATCACTGTCGGTTTCCACGCGTTTAATCGGCGGTCGCTTGATGGCTTGCCAGCGCCGCTCTTTTTCTAATCAGTCGTTATTCGGGACAGCACTGTTTCGGCGTCCCATGCAATTGAGAGGCCGGTCGGGTTCTGGCAACGGAGGCGGTGGTTCATGTCTCTGGGAGAGGGCATCCGGGCTCCTGCTGGATGGGGGGGTGTTGTTTACATTTTATAATCCGTTACAGCAGTATTTATTTATCCCGCGCCCCATGTCTAGTGAATTTTTGCGCGGTCCTGTCCAGCCCCAATATGGGGCGAAATGCCCGTAGGTCGGGGGCTACACGGATGTCGATCAGCGTTGTAGGCCCTCGCTGACAGTGATGTCGGAGATCGCTGTTTTTTAGGGAGGATCGGTGTAATGAAACGCCCCCGATCGCACTTCTTACGGCACAATTACGCCTGAATGGTGGCTTGACGCCGTTTTCTTTTCCTTAAACCGAGTGATCTTTCGTGCAGGCAACCCGTTTGACCCTGATGTGCCACGCTCGAACCGTCGCACAGAAATTGGCGCGTTTTCCTACGGATGAGCCTGTTGAGATGGATTGGCAATCGGCACAAGGCTCCCTTCGTTCCCGGTTCAAGGGGACGCCGCGGCTGTTCAGCGGACCGGAACGTCGAGCACGGCAAACCGCCGGGTTGTTCGGCAGTGATGTGGAGATTGTCGAGGCGCTGAGGGATTGCGATTTTGGACGCTGGAACGGCGCGCAGATCGATGATCTGCAGAAATCCGAACCGCAGGCACTGCAGGCCTGGCTCGATGATCCGCATTCCGCGCCTCACGGTGGCGAGTCGGTAGCAAAACTGGGTGATCGGGTGGCTGCATGGCTCAAGACACTGGAAGCTACGCCGGGCCACATCGTTGCCATCACCCATCCATTTGTCATTCGTGCGGCGTTGACCCAGGTGTTGCAAAGCCCGTCGTTTAATCGGGTCGACGTCGAACCGCTGTCAGCTATCGAGTTGCGGTTCAATGGTTGCTGGCGTTTGCGTTTGTCGAGCGCTGACGTTGAGGGAGGGTATTAATGAAAAAACTGATGGTCATCGGCATCGGTGCCGGCAATCCCGACTACATCACGATGCAGGCCGTGAAGGCGCTGAACCTGGTTGATGTGTTTTTCCTGATGGACAAAGGCCAGAGCAAGGACAAGCTGATCGACCTGCGTCGCGAGATTTGCGAACGCTACATCAGCGAACACGTTTACCGCTTCGTTGAAGCGCATAGTCCGGAGCGTGAGCGCGGTGATGTGGACTACAAGGCCAGTGTGGAAGATCTGAACCTTGCCAAGCAGATGACCTTCGAGCGGCTGATCAATGAGGAAATGTCCGACGGCCAGTGCGGCGGTTTCCTCGTGTGGGGCGATCCGGCGTTGTATGACAGCACCATCAGAATCCTGCAGGCGATTCTGGCGTCAGGCCGATGTGACTTCGAGTTTGAAGTGATCCCCGGCATCACCAGCGTTCAGGCGTTGGCGGCGCAGCACAAGGTGCCGCTGAACCGGATCGGTCGATCCATTGAAATCACTACCGGCAGGCGGTTGGCGGCCGGGCAGGTGAGTGATGCCGACAGCCTGGTGGTGATGCTGGACGCGGAAGACTCCTACCATCAGGTGGCGGATCAGGAGACAGAGATTTACTGGGGCGCTTACCTGGGGACGCCGGATGAAATCCTCATCAGCGGCAAGCTCAAGGACGTGGCGGATGAGATCGAGCGGGTGCGCAAGGCCGCGCGGTTGGCCAACGGGTGGATTATGGATACGTATCTTTTGCGTAAGCCTTGAGATCAGGGGGGGCACGGGCCTCACATTCCCGTTTTGACCTCCCGTCCAAACCGCTCCCGATACACCGACGGTGGCACGCCGACCACGCTGCGAAACGCCACCCGGAAACTTTCCACCGAGCGATAGCCGCAATGTTCGGCAATCCGGTCGGTGTTCTGGCTCGTGCTTTCCAGCAACTCCCGAGCCCGCGCCAGGCGTTCATGTTGCAACCACGCTTTGGGCGGCATACCGGTCGCTTCTGTGAACCGACGCAGAAAAGTGCGCTCACTCATGGCCGCTTCGCTGGCCAGGTCGCGAACCTCCAGGGGTTCATGCAAGCGCTCACGAGCCCACTGCATCACGCGTGAAAGATCGCTGCGCGGCGTAGGACTGACCGGTGTCGGAATGAACTGCGCCTGGCCGCCGGTGCGTTGCGGTGACATCACCAGTCGCCGCGCCACCGAATTGGCCACTTGCGTACCGAAATCCCGCGCCACCAGGTGCAGGCAGGCATCGATACCGGCAGCGCTGCCCGCTGAGGTAATCAGTTGCCCCGAGTCGACGTAAAGTACGTCGGGGTCCACCAGAATGTTCGGGAATCGCTCGGCCAGTTCCGCGGTGTAGCGCCAATGCGTGGTAGCGCCGTGACCGTCGAGCAAACCGGTCGCCGCCAGCACGAACACACCGGAGCAGATCGACAGCAACCGCGCCCCGCGCGCATGGGCCTGGCGCAGGGCCGCGAGCAACGTTTCGGGCACCGGGGCGCTGCGATCACGCCAGCCGGGAATGATGATGGTTCGGGCGTCGCGGAGCAGTTCCATGCCGCCATCGGCCAGCACCTGAATCCCGCCCATGGCGCGCATCGGGCCCTGGTCGACGGCGGCGATCCGGTGCTCGTACCAGGGGAAATCGAACTCCGGCCGTGCCAGGCCGAAGATCTCCACGGCGATGCCGAACTCGAATGTGCAGAGGCCATCGTAGGCCAGAATCGCGACCAATCCAGGGGTGGGCTGCATTTGGCGGAAAGTTCCCGGTGAGTGTCTTGTGCGCCACTTTAGCCGCTGGCGACTGGGGAATAAAGTCTTCTCACACCCACCGAGACACTGGAGTACGACCCATGACCAGCCTGGTCCGCAATGTTCCCGCCGCACCATCGGCCATTGCCCTGATGCATTTCAGCAACCGTCTGACCTTTGAAACCGACTGTTCCGACGTCTACAACAGTCAACAGGCGGGGGACGTGGATTTTGTCCTGGTGGACGTGCGCGGTCCGCAGGCGTTCGAGCGCGGACATGTGCCGGGCGCAATCAATTTGCCGGGGCGACTGCTGACCGCCGAAGGATTGGCGGGTTACGGTAAATCCACGCTGTTCGTGGTGTATTGCGCCGGGCCACACTGCAACGGTGCCAACAAGGCCGCGGTGAAACTGGCGGCGCTGGGTTACCCGGTCAAGGAAATGATCGGCGGGGTGACCGGGTGGCTGGATGAAGGATTTGAGTTGAGCGCACAGGTGCAACAGCCTGCGGTGACCGTCATCGGTTGCGAATGCTGAATTTCAGGCAACGCTGATCAAATGTGGCGAGGGAGCTTGCTCCCGCTGGGTCGCGAAGCGGCCCCAGAAACTGCGACCCGATTCGTACAGTCACTGCGCATTCGCAAGGACTGCGGCCGCTTCGCAGCCGAGCGAGAGCAAGCTCCCTCGCCACAAAAGCACCTGCCGTAAACCTTCTGCCACTAAAGCACTTGCCACATTTACCACAAAGGCATCGGCCACAGAGTCAGCGGGCGCCTGAAGCCGCCCACCATTTGTCCAGCGTCGCCTGCAACCAGTCAAGAACGGCTGCATGGGCGGCGCTGTCCGGTTCTCCCCGCGGCAACGGCGACTCATCGGCAAAGTGCGCATTGAGCGTCGCCACCGATTCTGCATTCCACTCCGGATGAAACTGCAACCCCACCCGCGCAGGGCCTACCCGATACATCTGCTGCTCGCACTGATCGCTGCTGGCCAGCAACTGCGCGCCGGGTGGCAGGTCTATCGCATCTTCGTGCCACTCCAGCACTTTCAGCTCCTGGCCATCGGCAAACGTCACTGAGGTCCAGCCCGTTTCGGTCCGATCCATCCGCCGCACATTTCCGCCCAGACCCAGCGCCAATAACTGCGCTCCCAGGCATATCGCAAACACCGCAGCGCCTCGATCCAGGCAGCCCGCAAGCCACTGCCGTTCGGCCTCCAGCCACACCGGTCCGGCGTTGGACTCATAAGGCCCGCCCAACACAATCAGCGGTTGCGCACTCACGGGTGGTAACTGGCCTAGGTCTGCGCGAAAGACATTCAACGGCAGCCCCCGCAACTCGGCCCACTCGGCAATCGCGCCCGGACCTTCAGCCGGGTGGTGCTGGATCAGGTTCAGCCCGCGCATTTCATTGTTCATTCAGCTCGCCTTTTTTATAAATATTTGTCGCCTATGCACAATTTGCACGCCGACAGCCGCTCTAGACTGCCCGCCACTTCGGTCTTCTCCAATAAAAAAGCTCTGACCGAAAGCTACCAATCGAACGCTGCCAATAAAAGCCTCCGCACACAGGAGTTATAAATGAAGAAGCTAGTGATGTTCGGTGCCCTGGCACTGTCGATGTTGTCCCTGACCGCCGTGGCCGAAGACGCCAAGCCGATCCGCATCGGTATCGAAGCCGGTTACCCGCCATTCTCGATGAAGACCCCTGATGGCAAACTCACCGGTTTCGACGTCGATATCGGCGACGCGCTGTGCGAGCAGATGAAAGCGAAGTGTGTCTGGGTCGAGCAAGAGTTCGACGGCCTGATCCCGGCCCTGAAGGTCAAGAAAATCGACGCGATCCTGTCGTCCATGACCATCACCGACGACCGTAAGAAAAACGTCGATTTCACCATCAAGTACTACCACACCCCGGCGCGCTTCGTGATGAAGGAAGGCTCCGACGTCAAAGACCCGTTGACCGAACTCAAGGGCAAGAAAGTCGGTGTGCTGCGCGCCAGTACCCACGACCGCTTCGCCACTGAAGTGCTGCAACCGGCCGGCATTATCCTGGTGCGTTACGGCTCCCAGCAGGAAGCCAACCTGGACATGGTCTCCGGCCGCCTCGACGCGATGCTGGCCGACTCGGTCAACCTCGACG
This DNA window, taken from Pseudomonas fluorescens NCIMB 11764, encodes the following:
- a CDS encoding histidine phosphatase family protein, with translation MQATRLTLMCHARTVAQKLARFPTDEPVEMDWQSAQGSLRSRFKGTPRLFSGPERRARQTAGLFGSDVEIVEALRDCDFGRWNGAQIDDLQKSEPQALQAWLDDPHSAPHGGESVAKLGDRVAAWLKTLEATPGHIVAITHPFVIRAALTQVLQSPSFNRVDVEPLSAIELRFNGCWRLRLSSADVEGGY
- a CDS encoding arginine N-succinyltransferase, with the protein product MLVLRPVELTDLPQLQRLARESLVGVTSLPDDTERLHERILDSCASFAKDVQGHGPENYFFVLEDLTNRRLAGCSEILATAGFDEPFYSLRNRHFTSASRELNIEHGVPALSLCHDLSGHTLLRGFHIDAALVRTPSSELLSRGRLMFIAAHAKRFAEAVITEIVGYSDDEGGSPFWDALGKHFFDLPYAEAERLCGLESRTFLAELMPQYPIYVPMLPQAAQDCIGRIHPDGQEAFDILEREGFETNSYIDLFDGGPTLYARLASIRSIAQSQTGTATPGDVIDARGRYLVSNDSLKDYRAIVADLEYTAGHPVPLSTEMCTALNVSEGSPIRLIAL
- the ftrA gene encoding transcriptional regulator FtrA, coding for MQPTPGLVAILAYDGLCTFEFGIAVEIFGLARPEFDFPWYEHRIAAVDQGPMRAMGGIQVLADGGMELLRDARTIIIPGWRDRSAPVPETLLAALRQAHARGARLLSICSGVFVLAATGLLDGHGATTHWRYTAELAERFPNILVDPDVLYVDSGQLITSAGSAAGIDACLHLVARDFGTQVANSVARRLVMSPQRTGGQAQFIPTPVSPTPRSDLSRVMQWARERLHEPLEVRDLASEAAMSERTFLRRFTEATGMPPKAWLQHERLARARELLESTSQNTDRIAEHCGYRSVESFRVAFRSVVGVPPSVYRERFGREVKTGM
- the cobF gene encoding precorrin-6A synthase (deacetylating), with amino-acid sequence MKKLMVIGIGAGNPDYITMQAVKALNLVDVFFLMDKGQSKDKLIDLRREICERYISEHVYRFVEAHSPERERGDVDYKASVEDLNLAKQMTFERLINEEMSDGQCGGFLVWGDPALYDSTIRILQAILASGRCDFEFEVIPGITSVQALAAQHKVPLNRIGRSIEITTGRRLAAGQVSDADSLVVMLDAEDSYHQVADQETEIYWGAYLGTPDEILISGKLKDVADEIERVRKAARLANGWIMDTYLLRKP
- a CDS encoding rhodanese-like domain-containing protein encodes the protein MTSLVRNVPAAPSAIALMHFSNRLTFETDCSDVYNSQQAGDVDFVLVDVRGPQAFERGHVPGAINLPGRLLTAEGLAGYGKSTLFVVYCAGPHCNGANKAAVKLAALGYPVKEMIGGVTGWLDEGFELSAQVQQPAVTVIGCEC
- a CDS encoding ABC transporter substrate-binding protein, producing the protein MKKLVMFGALALSMLSLTAVAEDAKPIRIGIEAGYPPFSMKTPDGKLTGFDVDIGDALCEQMKAKCVWVEQEFDGLIPALKVKKIDAILSSMTITDDRKKNVDFTIKYYHTPARFVMKEGSDVKDPLTELKGKKVGVLRASTHDRFATEVLQPAGIILVRYGSQQEANLDMVSGRLDAMLADSVNLDDGFLKTDAGKGFAFVGPTYEDAKYFGGGAGIAVRKGDKELADKFNAAITEIRANGKYKQVQDKYFDFDVYGH
- a CDS encoding isocitrate lyase/PEP mutase family protein, with product MSRLSHQDLRRNFRELFASNKCYHTASVFDPMSARIAADLGFEVGILGGSVASLQVLGAPDFALITLSEFAEQATRIGRVAQLPVIADADHGYGNALNVMRTIVELERAGVAALTIEDTLLPAQFGRKSTDLIGVAEGVGKIRAALEARVDTEMAIVARTNAGILPVQEVISRTQQYQKAGADGICMVGVRDFDHLEQIAEHLSVPLMLVTYGNPLLRDDNRLAELGVRVTIDGHGAYFAAIKATYDSLREQRQIFTQASDLSATELTHTYTQPEEYIRWAEEFMSVKE
- the astA gene encoding arginine N-succinyltransferase, with product MIVRPVHVTDLPALLALVRQAGPGLTTLPANEDRLAHRLRWAQRTFAEQVERADADYLFVLEDDDQQVVGVSALTGAVGLREPWYNYRVGLTVSSSPDLGIQRQIPTLFLNNEMTGQSEICSLFLRPDQRQGSNGRLLSLGRLLFAAEFAHLFGEKLIAELRGSADEQGCSPFWDSLGRHFFKMDFSHADHLSGLGSKAFIAELMPRQPLYTCLLTEQAQAVIGKAHPNTEPAMKILTAEGFTHKGYIDIFDAGPVIEAPLSKIRTVRDSQALVLAIGTPDEQAPVWLIHNRRLENCRITAAPARRVGNSLIVDRLTAKRLQLQPGNSVRAVLLLNQQQQAVAA
- a CDS encoding type 1 glutamine amidotransferase, encoding MRGLNLIQHHPAEGPGAIAEWAELRGLPLNVFRADLGQLPPVSAQPLIVLGGPYESNAGPVWLEAERQWLAGCLDRGAAVFAICLGAQLLALGLGGNVRRMDRTETGWTSVTFADGQELKVLEWHEDAIDLPPGAQLLASSDQCEQQMYRVGPARVGLQFHPEWNAESVATLNAHFADESPLPRGEPDSAAHAAVLDWLQATLDKWWAASGAR
- a CDS encoding diguanylate cyclase, which codes for MEKTGGKGLSLTKRLYATRTLGLAAGLVCVAAAMYPLDPAPWVWALMLFNGVFWPHVAYQWARRAKAPYHAEHRNLLVDAFLGGFWVAAMQFNPLPSATTIAMMAMNNVAIGGPRFLLVGAVAQVLGGGVGFLVFVPAFVPQTSPLQMYACLPLLTLYPLALGWICFRQATTLGRHKRELLTLSRTDSLTGLLNHGAWKDQLEIEFQRGKRQPQGGAIALIDIDHFKTINDTYGHVAGDIVLRQLSKMLKQNLRAADVAGRYGGDEFCVILPGLALDHAAAAMDALRDRFATLGYEQNPALKVSLSIGLAAFNPAHNDAMLWLNDADQALYEAKTTGRNRVICCGDGKPRHVLIDSI
- a CDS encoding flavin-containing monooxygenase; translated protein: MQTFQVLIIGSGFGGQCAAINLLKAGIDDFRLLERRDFFGGTWCQNTYPGAAVDVPSPLYSLSFAPYRWTQMFAEQAELHRYTQYVVDEFGLRDRVELEANVERIEWDDDARHWAVHTANKGTFYARFLINATGPLSQPVIPHFEGMERFQGKTFHTNNWDHTYDYRQKRVAIVGSGASAAQVIPAIAPDVEHLHVFQRTPHWVLPRADRAFGPFQRWLLGLKPAYKVLRWMIYWQFETRVIAFKYSKPAIRLVQQHTLRFIKRQVPDPELRRKLTPDYTIGCKRVIVSSTLYPALGRSNVTLHSREQGIASMDETGIFTQDGQHIDLDLIVWSTGYDATDGVISYPVTGKNGKQLRDFWATYPRAYLGTSLPDFPNLFIVTGPNTGIGHTSALFIIESQMNYILDCIRTLKEQGLRSIEVRPEAERTYTEMIHREMERTVWKSGGCHSWYQSKSGHVIAMFPGFSFSYHRMTRTLKPADHILS